The following are from one region of the bacterium genome:
- a CDS encoding ferritin family protein, protein MDLSKFSLKDVILTAIKSEVESKELYEKMKNRISNFVLKDKFEFLAKEEEKHREFFEKLFSQNFPGETVLLPEKSPVPLPEIGPEVEKLPVSDVLEIAMQAELKASEFYKSMINLFSDEMIKKTLEYISTVELSHYKLLETERDYAKKFEDYETEWPGFHIGA, encoded by the coding sequence ATGGATCTTAGTAAATTTTCGTTAAAAGATGTGATACTGACAGCAATCAAGAGTGAAGTAGAATCAAAAGAATTATACGAAAAAATGAAAAATCGGATTTCAAATTTCGTGCTGAAAGACAAGTTCGAGTTTCTCGCTAAGGAAGAGGAAAAACATAGAGAATTCTTCGAAAAACTTTTTTCACAGAACTTCCCTGGTGAAACAGTTTTACTACCTGAAAAATCACCCGTCCCTCTTCCGGAAATCGGTCCTGAAGTGGAAAAGCTACCTGTTTCTGATGTTCTTGAAATTGCAATGCAAGCAGAGTTAAAGGCTTCAGAGTTCTATAAATCAATGATAAACCTCTTTTCTGACGAAATGATAAAGAAAACCTTAGAATACATTTCTACAGTAGAATTATCCCACTATAAACTTTTAGAAACAGAAAGAGACTACGCTAAAAAGTTTGAAGACTACGAGACCGAGTGGCCAGGTTTTCACATAGGCGCCTGA
- the deoC gene encoding deoxyribose-phosphate aldolase encodes MIDHTNLNAFATRVDIEKLVKEAIEYNFFSVCVNPVNVRLAKELTAGSEVKVCSVVGFPLGQNTMELKIREAERAVEDGADEVDMVINIGKLKEKDFDYVSSEIAGIKRIIEDKILKVIIEACYLEDEEKIMATKLCIESGADFVKTSTGFGKGGATVYDVLILSNTSSGRIKVKAAGGIRTYNDALKMVKAGASRIGASRSVDIVKGAGDLTSSQY; translated from the coding sequence ATGATTGATCATACCAATCTAAATGCCTTCGCGACAAGGGTAGATATTGAAAAACTTGTAAAAGAAGCTATCGAATATAACTTTTTTAGCGTCTGTGTAAATCCCGTTAATGTAAGGCTGGCAAAGGAATTAACAGCAGGGAGTGAGGTTAAAGTTTGCTCCGTTGTAGGTTTTCCATTGGGTCAGAATACCATGGAATTAAAGATTAGGGAGGCTGAGAGGGCAGTAGAAGACGGCGCAGACGAGGTTGATATGGTGATCAATATTGGAAAGTTAAAGGAAAAGGATTTTGATTATGTTTCTTCGGAAATTGCAGGAATAAAAAGAATTATCGAAGATAAAATTCTAAAAGTTATTATTGAGGCATGCTATTTGGAGGATGAGGAAAAAATTATGGCAACAAAGTTATGTATTGAGAGTGGTGCGGATTTCGTAAAAACATCAACGGGTTTTGGCAAGGGAGGAGCAACGGTTTACGACGTTTTAATTTTGAGTAATACATCGTCTGGCAGAATCAAAGTTAAGGCAGCGGGGGGAATAAGGACCTACAATGATGCTCTCAAAATGGTAAAAGCAGGAGCTTCAAGAAT
- a CDS encoding DMT family transporter, with protein MIYAILSVLLWSTQATAFKLTLRYTNQFGLLLISSVVSLLVYLLWLSATNKLFIEIKNFKRNTRSAVLGFLNPFLYYIVLFTAYSLLKAQEALVLNYLWPIVLTILSSIFLKRRISLLKLFALLVSFSGAFITITQDDIKNLSFKNPIGVSLALLSTVIWAVYWLINMTDKREAETKLFFNFLFGNLYLFIFTLVLKPLKITSSLAILGGVYVGLFEMGITFLLWLKALNTVKDTSRVSNLIYFSPFLSLLFISLFLKEKIYTSTIIGLVLIIIGVLSQEYLHKRENSENVNNISAN; from the coding sequence ATGATTTACGCCATATTATCTGTCCTTCTGTGGTCTACACAGGCCACTGCATTCAAATTAACCCTTAGATACACAAATCAATTCGGTCTACTCCTAATATCATCTGTCGTTTCTCTTCTTGTTTATCTACTATGGCTTTCCGCAACAAACAAATTATTTATTGAAATCAAAAATTTTAAAAGAAACACGCGGTCAGCGGTTCTCGGCTTTTTGAATCCCTTTTTATACTATATTGTTCTCTTCACAGCATATAGTCTTTTAAAGGCACAGGAAGCGCTTGTACTAAACTATCTATGGCCAATAGTTTTAACAATCTTAAGCTCCATTTTTTTAAAAAGGCGGATATCTCTTTTAAAGTTATTTGCACTTCTTGTGAGTTTCTCAGGCGCCTTCATTACAATAACGCAGGATGATATAAAAAATCTCTCTTTCAAAAATCCTATCGGTGTATCCTTGGCACTACTTAGCACGGTAATTTGGGCAGTTTATTGGCTAATAAATATGACTGACAAAAGAGAAGCAGAAACGAAGCTCTTCTTCAATTTTTTATTTGGAAATTTATATCTTTTTATTTTTACACTTGTACTAAAACCGTTGAAAATCACTTCCTCCCTTGCGATCCTTGGTGGGGTTTACGTAGGGCTTTTTGAGATGGGAATCACCTTTCTCCTGTGGTTAAAAGCCTTAAATACCGTCAAAGATACTTCAAGGGTCAGCAATCTCATCTATTTTTCTCCTTTTCTCTCACTGCTTTTCATTTCCTTGTTTTTGAAGGAAAAAATTTACACATCAACTATTATCGGACTTGTTCTTATAATAATTGGGGTTTTGTCACAGGAATATCTTCACAAAAGGGAAAATTCGGAAAATGTTAATAATATTAGTGCTAACTAA
- a CDS encoding pitrilysin family protein, with protein MFRILTGVLLLSSLIFGDGKESQMAKEIRRMKFKPLKWSVPEVGKDIGKIALSSGTVIYLKENHTLPLIEVTIFVKGGAAYLPKGYGLIPELLLRNMLRGGTKSFSPEELIDSIEYNAILISHRVENEYSSITFTFDPKVINTAEKLIYEIIFEPRIDEKVLVLEKAKLLDDWRRTLDDPDEMTRILSTMILYRGTPLESPPDTIKLSNITREELLNIHRKIFQPKNMVVSIVGDFDRNWPETFGNCTFKDSLNDTTQLTIPKPQPVEGKKVYFCQRPIEQGYVMLVQDGPKGYSDDVFKVFIVGDILGGGFNSKIVSKVRNELGLAYATYAYFHILSSIKGGFYSFTATRSDAVTTSIYHIFDAINQMLNGNITEEELKFSKDSFLNSTVTSIRSDWAYVQRLALRSLFGFPDDYYKKMQEAIRNISLDDIKEASKTYLKPDSISMIVIGDSTKLNLNELSKYGEIIRMEL; from the coding sequence ATGTTTAGAATTTTAACGGGCGTTTTACTTCTTTCATCCCTTATTTTTGGTGATGGTAAAGAATCCCAAATGGCAAAAGAAATAAGGAGAATGAAATTTAAGCCTCTTAAATGGAGTGTTCCTGAAGTCGGAAAAGACATAGGCAAAATCGCACTTTCATCGGGAACAGTAATTTACTTAAAAGAAAACCATACACTACCCCTCATAGAGGTTACCATCTTCGTAAAAGGTGGTGCGGCCTATCTTCCCAAAGGGTATGGTCTTATTCCCGAACTTTTACTAAGAAACATGCTAAGAGGGGGAACAAAAAGCTTCAGCCCTGAAGAATTAATAGACTCCATTGAATACAATGCTATTTTAATAAGTCACAGAGTCGAGAATGAATACTCATCTATTACCTTTACCTTTGACCCCAAAGTCATTAACACTGCAGAAAAATTAATATATGAGATAATATTCGAACCGAGAATAGATGAAAAAGTCCTTGTTTTAGAAAAGGCGAAGTTATTGGATGATTGGAGAAGAACCCTTGACGACCCCGATGAAATGACAAGAATTCTGAGCACTATGATTTTATATAGAGGAACACCCCTTGAAAGTCCTCCTGATACCATCAAATTATCGAATATAACCCGAGAAGAATTATTGAATATACATAGAAAAATATTCCAGCCCAAAAATATGGTAGTTTCAATTGTAGGAGATTTCGATAGGAATTGGCCTGAAACCTTCGGAAACTGCACCTTTAAAGATTCCCTAAACGATACCACTCAGTTGACAATTCCCAAACCACAACCCGTTGAAGGGAAAAAGGTTTACTTTTGCCAAAGACCAATTGAGCAGGGTTATGTGATGTTGGTTCAGGATGGCCCAAAGGGTTATTCCGATGATGTTTTTAAGGTATTTATAGTCGGCGATATCCTTGGTGGCGGGTTTAATTCTAAAATAGTATCTAAGGTGAGGAACGAGTTGGGATTGGCTTATGCAACTTATGCCTACTTCCACATTTTAAGCAGTATTAAGGGTGGATTTTACTCTTTTACAGCTACAAGGAGCGATGCTGTTACAACCTCAATTTATCACATTTTTGATGCTATAAATCAGATGCTAAATGGGAACATAACTGAGGAAGAACTAAAATTTTCAAAAGATTCTTTCCTAAATTCAACAGTTACCTCCATCAGAAGCGACTGGGCATACGTTCAGAGATTAGCATTAAGAAGCCTATTCGGATTTCCGGATGATTACTATAAGAAGATGCAAGAGGCTATAAGAAATATCTCCCTGGATGATATTAAAGAGGCTTCAAAAACTTACCTTAAGCCGGATAGCATCTCAATGATTGTTATTGGCGATAGTACAAAATTGAACTTAAACGAACTTTCAAAGTATGGAGAAATAATAAGAATGGAACTATAA
- a CDS encoding pitrilysin family protein, with the protein MKILLILLTVATSGKRITLFTLENGLRVVFIQDRTLPVFLGFIQFNTGSADEAPGLTGVSHLLEHMLFKGTKKLGTTNYKQEEKLNRKLDELYEQLENAKDDSTKETLTSKIDSIKQELKKYVISEEIWRIYLSHGGAIMNASTSNVSTQYYVFLPSNKKELWCKIESDRFKNLVLREFYSERDVVNEERRMGENNPYNKIWDALMTTVYHASPLRWPVVGWEDDIMNVKPYQVMWYYKTHYTPDNCVIVLIGDVDPENDIKLIRKYFGDWTGKKLRISRYTKEPKQNGTRRTQVISHGKPTMAIGFQGPYYPEKDYYALSIFSFIFGESDASIMKKSLEEKGIASNTFSFTTSWDGKGPSLFGIYLYPAPGIPMDSLEKRVFELVDSIKNAGIEEELLQKAKNNFKMFYVNRQRDPLRFAFTVSRGVRLFNDPEFYRKEIEIIESIQPEDVINAVRKYLRKSNASIITLGGE; encoded by the coding sequence ATGAAAATCTTATTAATTCTATTAACTGTAGCAACTTCAGGTAAACGTATAACTTTATTCACGCTTGAGAATGGATTGCGGGTAGTTTTCATCCAGGATAGGACGCTCCCGGTCTTTTTAGGATTCATACAATTTAATACCGGTTCAGCAGACGAAGCCCCAGGCCTAACTGGTGTATCACATCTACTTGAACACATGCTTTTTAAAGGAACAAAAAAATTGGGAACTACCAACTACAAACAAGAAGAAAAGCTAAATAGGAAACTGGACGAGCTATACGAACAATTAGAAAACGCTAAGGATGATTCTACAAAGGAAACTCTAACATCAAAAATCGACAGTATTAAACAGGAATTAAAAAAATATGTAATTTCCGAGGAAATATGGAGAATTTACCTCTCCCACGGTGGAGCAATAATGAATGCTTCGACCTCCAATGTTAGCACCCAATATTACGTTTTTCTCCCATCAAATAAAAAAGAGTTATGGTGCAAAATAGAATCAGATAGATTTAAAAATCTAGTATTACGTGAATTTTACTCGGAAAGAGACGTCGTAAATGAGGAAAGGAGAATGGGAGAAAACAACCCCTACAACAAGATCTGGGATGCTTTAATGACCACAGTTTATCACGCATCTCCATTGAGATGGCCAGTTGTAGGATGGGAAGATGACATAATGAATGTCAAGCCTTATCAAGTGATGTGGTATTACAAGACCCATTACACTCCAGACAACTGTGTTATCGTCTTAATAGGAGATGTAGATCCCGAAAATGACATAAAATTAATCAGAAAATATTTTGGAGATTGGACTGGGAAAAAGTTGAGAATTTCAAGATACACAAAGGAACCCAAGCAAAATGGCACAAGGAGAACTCAGGTTATTTCACACGGGAAGCCTACAATGGCAATCGGTTTTCAAGGCCCATACTACCCTGAAAAGGATTACTATGCGCTTTCAATCTTTTCCTTTATATTTGGGGAATCGGATGCATCAATAATGAAAAAATCTCTTGAGGAAAAGGGCATAGCATCAAACACATTCAGTTTCACAACAAGCTGGGACGGGAAAGGCCCTTCCCTTTTTGGGATATATCTTTACCCCGCCCCGGGTATACCAATGGATTCACTGGAAAAAAGAGTTTTCGAACTTGTAGATTCCATTAAAAATGCAGGAATTGAAGAAGAACTTCTCCAAAAGGCTAAAAATAACTTCAAAATGTTTTATGTAAATAGACAAAGAGACCCGCTCAGATTTGCTTTTACTGTTTCGAGAGGAGTGAGGCTTTTCAATGACCCTGAATTTTACAGAAAAGAAATTGAAATAATAGAATCAATACAGCCGGAAGATGTTATAAATGCTGTTAGAAAATATCTTAGAAAAAGCAATGCATCCATTATAACCTTAGGAGGTGAATAA
- a CDS encoding DUF72 domain-containing protein has product MQVYVGTSGWRYSWNLGNSLDWYIKNSNLNAVELNASFYRFPFPSQIKGWAKSANGLRWAVKVTRRVTHLRKFGEESYSTWDAFKSLFEPLDFCIDFYLFQLPPSIKTDFKDKIEKFVIFTNLGQRFALEPRNISWFVDETVDWAKSLGITLVSVDAPNLPRTIFNINGVVYLRMHGRDRWYAHDYTENELREVAEKILETKPEKIYVFFNNNHAMLKNAQEMLKILRTT; this is encoded by the coding sequence ATGCAGGTATATGTTGGGACTTCTGGGTGGCGATATTCTTGGAACCTCGGAAACTCTTTAGACTGGTATATTAAAAATTCAAATCTTAATGCCGTTGAACTTAATGCCTCTTTCTACCGGTTTCCCTTTCCATCCCAAATAAAAGGTTGGGCTAAATCTGCCAATGGACTAAGATGGGCAGTTAAAGTGACTCGAAGAGTTACCCATTTGCGTAAATTCGGTGAAGAATCTTATTCGACGTGGGATGCCTTTAAAAGTCTCTTTGAACCCCTTGATTTTTGTATAGATTTCTATCTTTTTCAGCTTCCTCCCTCTATAAAAACCGATTTCAAGGATAAAATCGAGAAATTTGTTATTTTTACTAACCTGGGTCAAAGATTTGCACTTGAGCCAAGAAACATTAGCTGGTTTGTAGATGAGACCGTTGATTGGGCAAAATCTCTTGGTATCACATTGGTTTCCGTAGATGCCCCCAATTTACCTCGGACTATTTTTAACATAAATGGTGTTGTTTACTTAAGAATGCACGGAAGAGATCGCTGGTATGCACATGATTACACAGAAAACGAACTAAGAGAAGTGGCAGAAAAAATCCTTGAAACAAAGCCCGAAAAGATCTACGTTTTTTTTAACAATAACCACGCTATGTTAAAAAATGCTCAAGAGATGTTGAAGATTTTGAGAACCACCTGA